From Drosophila yakuba strain Tai18E2 chromosome 2L, Prin_Dyak_Tai18E2_2.1, whole genome shotgun sequence, one genomic window encodes:
- the LOC6526911 gene encoding uncharacterized protein LOC6526911 isoform X2 has translation MNMKTDILALCILATTILCSRTRHVAGFLTAQTSANGVAGGANGANVGDHQGVASAPQRLHLPILGVGGGPVRQGPSSAGDVLEVQERAVYDPGDELLRAQELGLAVVPPGPDYADAVYNELELASKFEVLKKMEEDLRAEQELVDKSALLMKMLEDPSLETLPLVYVEEEEPEVVIPSAGAEDYADLENAVQDLVLGQSKPKRSRYYRRYPWKRHNKNRGNYEPELRYACTPSKEDIFKLLVNLHENRKGNHSKTVNFCNRKRPAKAVFTNIRFLG, from the exons ATGAACATGAAGACCGACATCCTAGCGCTCTGCATCCTGGCTACCACGATCCTGTGCAGCAGGACGCGTCACGTCGCCGGCTTCCTGACTGCACAGACCTCCGCCAACGGAGTAGCTGGCGGAGCAAATGGAGCCAATGTGGGTGACCACCAGGGCGTGGCGTCCGCACCACAGCGTCTGCATTTGCCCATTTTGGGCGTCGGGGGCGGACCCGTTCGCCAAGGACCCTCCTCGGCCGGTGACGTCCTGGAGGTCCAGGAGCGAGCTGTTTACGATCCCGGCGATG AATTACTCCGCGCCCAGGAGCTCGGATTGGCAGTGGTTCCTCCGGGCCCCGACTACGCCGATGCCGTGTACAATGAACTCGAGTTGGCCAGCAAGTTCGAGGTGCTCAAGAAGATGGAGGAGGATTTGCGTGCCGAGCAGGAGCTGGTGGACAAATCCGCTTTGCTCATGAAAATGCTGGAG GATCCGTCATTGGAAACCTTGCCCTTGGTCTacgtggaggaggaggagccggaGGTCGTGATTCCTTCCGCCGGAGCCGAGGACTACGCCGACTTGGAGAATGCCGTTCAGGATTTGGTTTTGGGCCAGAGCAAACCCAAGCGTTCGCGCTATTATCGAAGGTATCCGTGGAAACGCCACAACAAGAATCGCGG CAACTATGAACCGGAACTGCGATATGCCTGCACACCTAGCAAGGAGGATATATTCAAGCTGCTGGTTAATCTGCACGAGAATCGCAAGGGCAACCACAGCAAGACGGTCAACTTCTGCAACCGGAAGCGTCCGGCCAAGGCGGTCTTCACCAACATCCGGTTCCTGGGCTAA
- the LOC6526909 gene encoding uricase, with amino-acid sequence MFATPLRQPTAASPNPKSSPGMDDHGKPYQYEITDHGYGKDAVKVLHVSRKGPVHTIQEFEVGTHLKLYSKKDYYQGNNSDIVATDSQKNTVYLLAKKHGIESPEKFALLLARHFINKYSHVEEAHVHVEAYPWQRVCQEETRTPSNGKCENGGQGNCDFSSIDDRSLHNHAFVFTPTAFHYCDVVVRRTDPKQTVITGIKGLRVLKTTQSSFVNFVNDEFRSLPDQYDRIFSTVVDCSWEYSDTENLDFLRAWQTVKNIIIRNFAGDPQVGVSSPSVQHTLYLSERQVLDVLPQVSVISMTMPNKHYFNFDTKPFQKIAPGDNNEVFIPVDKPHGTIYAQLARKNINSHL; translated from the exons atgtttgccacgcccctcaGACAGCCCACTGCGGCGAGCCCAAACCCAAAGAGTTCCCCCGGCATGGATGACCATGGCAAGCCCTATCAGTACGAGATTACCGATCACGGATACGGCAAGGATGCGGTCAAGGTGCTGCATGTCAGTCGCAAGGGACCAGTGCACACCATCCAGGAATTCGAGGTGGGCACTCACCTGAAGCTGTACAGCAAGAAAGATTACTACCAGGGCAACAACTCGGACATCGTGGCCACCGATTCGCAGAAGAACACCGTCTATCTGTTGGCCAAGAAGCATGGCATCGAGAGTCCCGAGAAGTTTGCCCTGCTCCTGGCCAGGCACTTCATTAACAAGTACTCGCACGTGGAGGAGGCCCACGTCCATGTGGAGGCCTATCCCTGGCAGCGTGTTTGCCAGGAAGAGACCAGAACCCCCAGCAATGGAAAGTGTGAGAACGGTGGCCAAGGGAACTGCGACTTTAGCTCCATTGACGACAGATCACTGCACAATCACGCTTTTGTGTTCACTCCCACCGCTTTCCACTACTGCGATGTGGTTGTAAGGAGAACAG ATCCCAAACAAACAGTCATCACCGGCATCAAAGGTCTTCGAGTGCTGAAGACGACCCAATCCTCGTTTGTGAACTTCGTGAACGACGAGTTCAGATCTCTGCCAGATCAGTACGACCGCATCTTTAGCACCGTGGTGGACTGCTCATGGGAGTACTCCGACACCGAAAACTTGGACTTCCTGAGGGCCTGGCAGACGGTCAAGAATATAATCATTCGTAACTTCGCCGGCGATCCGCAGGTGGGCGTGTCCTCGCCCTCCGTTCAGCACACCCTGTATCTGAGTGAAAGACAGGTCCTGGATGTCCTGCCGCAGGTGTCGGTCATTTCGATGACCATGCCGAACAAGCACTACTTCAATTTCGATACGAAGCCCTTCCAGAAGATTGCTCCCGGCGACAATAACGAAGTCTTCATCCCCGTGGACAAGCCACATGGCACCATCTATGCCCAGCTGGCCCGGAAGAACATCAACAGTCATCTGTAG
- the LOC6526908 gene encoding uncharacterized protein LOC6526908, which translates to MTNRLALNHILTTQLRRDWEQEESAKTRLSQLTRRDRIKASLRSSQLPGRYLLPDTRKTYDNMVANIHSTMKSVRSPRKPRPTVPLPTSGNPSAAPAVAPPLPTNLVSKHPKRSKSGRIRGGANSSKADSGHGIAANTNHKSLATIKANINQSTKRSRGFEQNSRIREVIQQKKVLETMLQQHKKLQSDRHTIAMDIQRMRADLDRIRTKLDTSLQSLNSTRTLFNSANKASLRKANVLPKQNTHNVVTSTHRRSGGKRKVRTVAIPMNRQSVLANKAPILKRRVR; encoded by the exons ATGACCAATCGACTGGCCTTGAACCACATCCTGACCACCCAGCTGCGAAGGGACTGGGAACAGGAGGAGAGTGCCAAGACCAGGCTGTCGCAGCTGACCAGGAGGGACAGGATCAAGGCTTCGCTAAGATCAAGCCAGTTGCCAGGACGTTACTTGTTGCCCGACACCAGAAAGACTTACGACAATATGGTGGCCAATATACACTCGACCATGAAGT CGGTTCGATCACCTAGAAAACCTCGACCAACTGTGCCATTGCCCACATCTGGGAATCCGAGTGCAGCACCAGCAGTTGCACCACCACTGCCAACGAATTTGGTGTCCAAGCACCCGAAACGCAGCAAATCGGGGCGCATACGGGGTGGCGCCAACTCCTCAAAGGCGGACAGTGGCCATGGCATCGCCGCCAATACGAACCACAAATCATTGGCGACGATCAAAGCCAACATCAACCAGAGTACGAAGAGATCGAGGGGCTTTGAACAGAACAGCCGCATCCGAGAGGTCATTCAACAGAAGAAGGTGCTGGAGACCATGTTGCAGCAGCACAAGAAGCTGCAAAGCGATCGTCACACCATAGCAATGGACATCCAGCGAATGCGTGCCGATCTGGACAGGATTCGCACCAAGCTGGACACCTCCCTGCAGAGCCTTAACTCCACGCGCACCCTCTTCAATTCCGCCAACAAGGCGAGTCTGAGAAAGGCCAACGTCCTGCCGAAGCAAAACACGCACAACGTGGTGACCTCCACCCATCGGCGCTCTGGGGGAAAGCGAAAGGTGCGGACCGTTGCCATTCCGATGAACCGGCAAAGTGTGCTGGCCAACAAGGCGCCCATCCTCAAGCGAAGGGTTCGCTGA
- the LOC6526911 gene encoding uncharacterized protein LOC6526911 isoform X1, with the protein MNMKTDILALCILATTILCSRTRHVAGFLTAQTSANGVAGGANGANVGDHQGVASAPQRLHLPILGVGGGPVRQGPSSAGDVLEVQERAVYDPGDELLRAQELGLAVVPPGPDYADAVYNELELASKFEVLKKMEEDLRAEQELVDKSALLMKMLEDPSLETLPLVYVEEEEPEVVIPSAGAEDYADLENAVQDLVLGQSKPKRSRYYRRYPWKRHNKNRGSYMNSINSNYEPELRYACTPSKEDIFKLLVNLHENRKGNHSKTVNFCNRKRPAKAVFTNIRFLG; encoded by the exons ATGAACATGAAGACCGACATCCTAGCGCTCTGCATCCTGGCTACCACGATCCTGTGCAGCAGGACGCGTCACGTCGCCGGCTTCCTGACTGCACAGACCTCCGCCAACGGAGTAGCTGGCGGAGCAAATGGAGCCAATGTGGGTGACCACCAGGGCGTGGCGTCCGCACCACAGCGTCTGCATTTGCCCATTTTGGGCGTCGGGGGCGGACCCGTTCGCCAAGGACCCTCCTCGGCCGGTGACGTCCTGGAGGTCCAGGAGCGAGCTGTTTACGATCCCGGCGATG AATTACTCCGCGCCCAGGAGCTCGGATTGGCAGTGGTTCCTCCGGGCCCCGACTACGCCGATGCCGTGTACAATGAACTCGAGTTGGCCAGCAAGTTCGAGGTGCTCAAGAAGATGGAGGAGGATTTGCGTGCCGAGCAGGAGCTGGTGGACAAATCCGCTTTGCTCATGAAAATGCTGGAG GATCCGTCATTGGAAACCTTGCCCTTGGTCTacgtggaggaggaggagccggaGGTCGTGATTCCTTCCGCCGGAGCCGAGGACTACGCCGACTTGGAGAATGCCGTTCAGGATTTGGTTTTGGGCCAGAGCAAACCCAAGCGTTCGCGCTATTATCGAAGGTATCCGTGGAAACGCCACAACAAGAATCGCGG TTCTTACATGAATTCTATCAACAGCAACTATGAACCGGAACTGCGATATGCCTGCACACCTAGCAAGGAGGATATATTCAAGCTGCTGGTTAATCTGCACGAGAATCGCAAGGGCAACCACAGCAAGACGGTCAACTTCTGCAACCGGAAGCGTCCGGCCAAGGCGGTCTTCACCAACATCCGGTTCCTGGGCTAA
- the LOC6526910 gene encoding uncharacterized protein LOC6526910 encodes MELPVVLVFVLSVIPFGAQGAVHDELPQCGLHGVYRQRQSLVESPNYPDNYPVNTCWDYVVRSPYRCPTKFHIQFLDFKLELSENCSRDYLAIGLNNDGDDMDVLCGQVLGIKKYHTPDGILRLRFLSDDSPWTTNGGFRLLITRLACEREDSVARGLDDDEEDVDGDTVQVSAKSPPKKLLTQHHHHHLPQQSPQQQLEPAFNFTQPNRLGFNLGLQPGLGYPVGLYPPSAGLQPQYSPPCAPQQQQQQQQLLQQQQEQQRILQQQQLQQQLQQQILHQQRLQQQALQQQQLQLQQQVPLQHPQQLQLSQQQQQQELPLISDQYQTTSFQPHAVTLKDYDSQTLQQFGGQLDLCCASSFNQNHFYLSSPGFPRTVLNYLLPNQQRDCVFYIEKSSPNVCRLRIQFKFFDFGQNSGGSIGGSFGGGFGGGVSGGLGGFGGQQNCNGDFLELDGQRYCGCRSGYVHKSHWDQGRKALRMRIGQSSSTTSNGFLLEIFQDQDSDGCRQDAVQGFGFGQQQQQQPQRGLGLWPQGIQPQLGLQPQLGLQPQLGLPPQTAQMWPLQAGYPGFISGYPLPFAPTPYRAARRISYARGIDAQQPSRVVETNSTRKEFYYFDGDEAFARAALDDDEDEDKAHLGVTTQSQSPTQSAVKPVSPVVTKAFEQSSCSFDYMEVLKLSVDTLWLTKPLCFSPLRSWFPNIFG; translated from the coding sequence ATGGAGCTGCCAGTAGTCCTTGTTTTCGTACTTAGTGTCATCCCATTTGGAGCCCAGGGTGCGGTGCACGATGAGCTGCCCCAGTGCGGGTTACACGGTGTCTACAGGCAGCGACAGAGTCTCGTCGAATCGCCCAACTATCCGGACAACTATCCGGTGAACACCTGCTGGGATTATGTGGTGCGATCTCCCTACCGCTGCCCCACCAAGTTTCACATACAGTTCCTCGACTTCAAGCTGGAGCTATCGGAGAACTGCAGTCGGGATTACTTGGCCATTGGCCTGAACAACGACGGCGACGACATGGACGTCTTGTGCGGCCAGGTGCTGGGTATCAAGAAGTATCACACACCCGATGGAATCCTGCGTCTGCGCTTCCTCAGCGATGATTCGCCTTGGACGACGAATGGTGGCTTTCGCTTGCTCATCACGCGTTTGGCCTGCGAAAGGGAGGATTCGGTGGCCAGGGGCCTGGACGATGACGAGGAGGATGTCGATGGGGACACGGTGCAGGTGAGCGCCAAGTCGCCTCCAAAGAAGCTGCTcacccagcaccaccatcaccacctGCCACAGCAAAGCCCCCAGCAGCAACTGGAGCCAGCTTTCAACTTTACGCAACCAAATCGTTTGGGCTTTAACTTGGGCTTGCAACCAGGTCTTGGTTATCCTGTTGGCTTGTATCCACCGTCTGCGGGATTACAGCCCCAGTACTCACCGCCTTGTGCTccccagcaacagcagcaacagcaacaactgttgcaacagcagcaggaacagcaacGAAtcctgcagcaacagcaactgcagcagcaactgcaacagcagaTCCTGCATCAACAGCGACTGCAACAGCAGgctttgcagcagcaacagttgcagctgcagcaacaagtgCCACTGCAACATCCACAGCAACTTCAGCtttcccagcagcagcaacagcaagagTTGCCCCTGATTTCCGATCAATATCAGACCACCTCCTTTCAGCCTCACGCTGTTACTCTCAAGGATTACGATTCCCAGACCTTGCAGCAGTTTGGTGGTCAGTTGGATCTGTGCTGTGCCAGTAGCTTCAATCAGAACCACTTCTATCTCTCCAGTCCCGGATTCCCAAGGACTGTCTTGAACTATCTGCTGCCCAATCAGCAAAGAGATTGCGTATTTTACATAGAGAAGAGCTCACCAAATGTCTGCCGTTTGCGGATTCAGTTTAAGTTCTTTGACTTCGGTCAGAATTCAGGAGGTTCAATTGGAGGCAGTTTTGGCGGAGGATTCGGAGGAGGAGTTTCCGGTGGATTGGGTGGCTTTGGAGGCCAACAAAATTGCAATGGTGACTTTCTGGAGCTGGATGGTCAGCGATACTGCGGCTGTCGTTCGGGCTACGTTCACAAATCGCATTGGGACCAGGGTCGCAAGGCGTTGCGCATGCGCATAGGACAGTCGAGCAGCACCACGTCCAATGGCTTCCTGCTGGAGATATTCCAGGATCAGGACTCCGACGGCTGTCGCCAAGATGCTGTCCAAGGATTTGGATTTggtcagcagcaacagcagcaaccacaaaGGGGATTGGGCTTGTGGCCGCAGGGCATACAGCCTCAATTGGGCTTGCAACCCCAATTGGGATTGCAACCTCAGTTGGGATTACCGCCGCAAACAGCACAAATGTGGCCGCTGCAAGCCGGATATCCTGGCTTTATCAGTGGATATCCCCTACCCTTTGCGCCCACTCCTTATCGAGCGGCGAGAAGGATTTCCTACGCTCGCGGAATTGATGCTCAACAGCCATCGAGAGTGGTGGAAACCAACTCCACCCGCAAGGAGTTCTACTACTTCGACGGCGATGAGGCCTTTGCCCGTGCCGCCTTGGACgatgacgaggatgaggataAGGCTCACCTGGGCGTCACAACTCAGTCACAGTCTCCAACCCAATCCGCAGTTAAGCCAGTGTCGCCTGTGGTTACGAAAGCCTTCGAACAAAGCAGTTGCTCCTTTGATTACATGGAGGTACTTAAACTTTCGGTCGACACTCTCTGGCTAACTAAACCCTTGTGCTTTTCGCCCCTGAGAAGTTGGTTCCCAAACATTTTTGGCTAA